A section of the Amycolatopsis sp. AA4 genome encodes:
- a CDS encoding aldose 1-epimerase family protein, which translates to MANPTGEQFEITRGNARAVVTEIGAGLRAFEISGVPYVETFAEDEKPPKGLGQVLLPWPNRTKGGKWEFEGEEQQLEITEEARGNAIHGLTRHLEWELLEHAETSITLAIDVEVQPGWPVPLRATITYDLQPRELVVTHEIRNEGEKPIGVGVGTHPYFRIGDAPTDELTLTLPATRVRPYEGDQQMPYADEQDVEGTEYDFRQGKLLEGVDLDTAFGGLELAADGTHHHVLSHGDRQLVVWTGPDFRWVQVFTPDELVGRGRAVAIEPMTCPADALNTRTDLIELEPATSWTGSWGIRVP; encoded by the coding sequence ATGGCGAACCCCACCGGAGAGCAGTTCGAGATCACCCGCGGCAACGCGCGCGCCGTCGTCACCGAGATCGGTGCTGGCCTGCGTGCGTTCGAGATCAGCGGAGTGCCGTATGTCGAGACGTTCGCCGAGGACGAGAAGCCGCCGAAGGGCCTCGGCCAAGTGCTGCTGCCGTGGCCGAACCGGACCAAGGGCGGCAAGTGGGAGTTCGAGGGCGAAGAGCAGCAGCTGGAGATCACCGAGGAGGCGCGCGGCAACGCCATCCACGGGCTGACCCGGCACCTGGAGTGGGAGCTGCTGGAGCACGCCGAAACGTCGATCACCCTGGCGATCGACGTCGAGGTGCAGCCCGGCTGGCCGGTCCCGCTGCGCGCGACGATCACCTACGACCTGCAGCCGCGCGAACTCGTCGTCACGCACGAGATCCGCAACGAGGGGGAGAAGCCGATCGGCGTCGGCGTCGGGACCCATCCGTACTTCCGGATCGGCGACGCGCCCACCGACGAGCTGACCCTCACGCTGCCCGCCACGCGCGTCCGGCCGTACGAGGGCGATCAGCAGATGCCGTACGCGGACGAGCAGGACGTGGAGGGCACCGAGTACGACTTCCGCCAGGGCAAGCTGCTCGAAGGCGTCGACCTGGACACCGCGTTCGGCGGGCTGGAACTGGCCGCCGACGGCACCCACCACCACGTGCTGTCCCACGGCGACCGCCAGCTGGTGGTCTGGACCGGCCCGGACTTCCGCTGGGTGCAGGTGTTCACGCCGGACGAGCTGGTCGGCCGCGGCCGCGCGGTGGCGATCGAGCCGATGACCTGCCCGGCGGACGCGCTCAACACCCGCACCGACCTGATCGAACTGGAACCGGCCACGTCGTGGACGGGCAGCTGGGGAATCCGGGTCCCGTGA
- a CDS encoding NmrA family NAD(P)-binding protein — MILVTGAIGKIGREAVRLLGPVRTLVRAPSGGAGEVVGDFDHPETLDPALRGVDTLLLIGPAVAAQIAVLDRAAAQGVRHVVRITNHKAYADSPVTRRREHARIDAHLKASGMEYTLLAPNFFMQNLLALAPEIAATGGFSSSVGDGRIGMIDARDVAAAAAAIAVAPESHGGRTYLLTGPELVTFADVAREWASVSGCPWSTGGFRLRSTARRWSRTGYRRRGRTRRFSACSRRATGLGCRGISARSRGGSRGGCGPSWRTVLCPEQAKHDQPGGETWLFVSIWLLTVSQQA; from the coding sequence ATGATCTTGGTTACCGGAGCCATTGGCAAAATCGGCCGCGAGGCGGTCCGGCTGCTCGGACCTGTCCGTACGCTCGTCCGCGCTCCTTCGGGCGGCGCGGGCGAGGTGGTCGGCGATTTCGACCACCCGGAGACGCTGGACCCGGCCCTGCGCGGCGTCGACACGCTGCTGCTGATCGGGCCTGCCGTGGCAGCGCAAATCGCGGTTCTCGATCGCGCCGCCGCGCAGGGCGTGCGGCACGTCGTGCGGATTACGAACCACAAGGCTTATGCCGACTCGCCGGTCACCCGGAGGCGGGAGCATGCGCGGATCGATGCGCATCTGAAGGCGTCGGGGATGGAGTACACGCTGCTCGCGCCGAACTTCTTCATGCAGAACCTGCTGGCGCTCGCACCGGAGATCGCTGCGACCGGCGGCTTTTCCAGCTCCGTGGGAGACGGGCGGATCGGGATGATCGACGCCCGCGATGTCGCCGCGGCGGCTGCGGCGATCGCGGTGGCGCCGGAGTCGCATGGCGGACGGACATATTTGCTGACCGGGCCGGAACTGGTCACGTTCGCCGACGTGGCGCGGGAATGGGCTTCGGTTTCGGGTTGCCCGTGGAGTACCGGCGGATTTCGGTTGCGGAGCACCGCGCGGCGATGGAGTCGAACGGGGTACCGGAGGCGGGGTCGAACGCGCAGGTTTTCGGCCTGCTCGCGGAGGGCGACGGGGCTTGGCTGTCGGGGGATTTCAGCGCGCTCGCGGGGCGGAAGCCGCGGGGGTTGCGGGCCTTCTTGGCGGACTGTGTTGTGTCCTGAGCAAGCTAAGCATGATCAACCCGGCGGCGAAACATGGCTCTTCGTATCGATATGGTTACTGACAGTCTCGCAGCAGGCGTGA
- a CDS encoding carbohydrate kinase, giving the protein MIVVGGEALVDLVPGEPLDSTVDGGLRALLPRLGGGPYNVALAAARLGVPAAFLSRISTDRFGVALVDRLSASHVDTSLLLRGDEPTTLAVVALDERGAAEYTFYVEGTADRLVSDPGALPEETTALSLGTLGMVLEPGASAYERVLRRESARGTLTALDPNIREALIADPAAYRARFASWLPDVRLLKISDDDAAWLAEGADPVAAAKTWVESGVDAVVLTRGADGLSVITSAGELAHVASRKVAVADTIGAGDTVQGALLAWLHERTVRDLAALDAGAWNEALAYAAKAASITVSRSGAEPPTAADMAATV; this is encoded by the coding sequence GTGATCGTGGTGGGTGGAGAGGCGCTGGTCGACCTCGTTCCGGGCGAACCGTTGGATTCCACTGTGGACGGTGGGCTGCGCGCGCTGCTGCCCCGGCTCGGCGGCGGTCCGTACAACGTCGCGCTCGCCGCGGCGCGGCTCGGCGTTCCCGCGGCGTTCCTGTCCCGGATTTCCACTGACCGGTTCGGCGTCGCGTTGGTGGATCGCCTTTCCGCTTCGCACGTCGACACTTCGTTGCTGCTGCGCGGCGACGAACCGACGACGCTCGCCGTCGTCGCACTCGACGAACGCGGCGCCGCGGAATACACGTTCTACGTAGAGGGAACCGCCGATCGGCTGGTCTCCGATCCTGGTGCGCTGCCGGAGGAAACCACCGCGCTGTCGCTCGGAACGCTCGGCATGGTGCTGGAACCCGGCGCGAGCGCGTACGAGCGCGTTCTGCGCCGCGAATCCGCGCGTGGGACCCTGACGGCGCTCGACCCGAACATCCGGGAGGCGCTCATCGCCGACCCGGCGGCCTATCGCGCGCGCTTCGCCTCGTGGCTGCCCGACGTTCGGCTGTTGAAAATTTCCGACGACGACGCCGCGTGGCTCGCCGAGGGAGCCGACCCGGTGGCCGCCGCGAAAACGTGGGTGGAGTCCGGTGTGGACGCCGTCGTGCTCACCCGGGGCGCGGACGGCTTGTCTGTGATCACTTCGGCTGGTGAGCTGGCCCACGTCGCGTCCCGCAAGGTGGCGGTGGCGGACACGATCGGCGCCGGCGACACCGTGCAGGGCGCCCTGCTCGCGTGGCTGCACGAGCGCACCGTGCGCGACCTGGCCGCACTCGACGCCGGCGCGTGGAACGAAGCGCTTGCTTATGCGGCGAAAGCGGCGTCGATCACGGTCTCCCGCAGCGGAGCGGAGCCGCCGACCGCGGCGGATATGGCGGCCACCGTGTGA
- a CDS encoding acyl-CoA dehydrogenase family protein translates to MPVDRLLPTPESEDLLSLVTEIARDELKPRAAAGEEAEEFPRDLFTLMGKSGLLGLPYPERWGGAEQPYEVYLQALEEIAAAWMSVGVGLSVHTMSCYALANYGTEEQQDRWLPDMLGGSLLGAYALSETHAGSDAAALSTRARLSEDEYVVNGTKAWITHAGVADFYTTMVRTSDDGGHGISCLLVDSSTPGLSAAPRERKMGLTGSPTAQLLFEDARVPADRLIGGKGSGLKIALASLSSGRLGIAACAVGLAQAALDEAVEYAKGRTQFGRPIVDFQGMEFLLADMAATVESARATYLDAARRRDRGLDFQRQSSIAKLVATDGAMKVTTDAVQVLGGAGYTRDFPVERYMREAKVPQIFEGTNQIQRMVIARSLKNA, encoded by the coding sequence ATGCCGGTCGACCGTCTGCTGCCGACGCCGGAGTCCGAGGACCTGCTCTCGCTCGTCACGGAAATCGCCCGTGACGAGCTGAAACCGCGCGCCGCGGCAGGCGAGGAGGCCGAGGAGTTCCCGCGCGACCTGTTCACGCTGATGGGCAAGTCCGGCCTGCTGGGTTTGCCGTACCCGGAGCGCTGGGGCGGGGCTGAGCAGCCGTACGAGGTCTACCTGCAGGCGCTGGAGGAGATCGCCGCCGCGTGGATGAGCGTCGGCGTGGGGCTGTCGGTGCACACGATGTCCTGCTACGCGCTCGCGAACTACGGCACGGAGGAACAGCAGGACCGCTGGCTGCCGGACATGCTGGGCGGCTCGCTGCTCGGCGCGTACGCGCTGTCGGAAACGCACGCCGGCTCGGACGCCGCGGCGCTGTCCACCCGCGCGCGCCTGTCCGAGGACGAGTACGTCGTCAACGGCACGAAAGCGTGGATCACCCACGCCGGGGTCGCCGACTTCTACACGACCATGGTCCGCACGAGCGACGACGGCGGCCACGGCATCTCGTGCCTGCTTGTCGACTCGTCGACCCCGGGCCTGTCGGCGGCTCCGCGCGAACGGAAGATGGGCCTGACCGGGTCGCCGACGGCGCAGCTGCTGTTCGAGGACGCCCGGGTCCCGGCCGATCGGCTCATCGGCGGCAAGGGTTCCGGGTTGAAGATCGCTCTGGCGTCGCTCAGCTCGGGCCGGCTCGGGATCGCCGCGTGCGCGGTGGGCCTGGCGCAGGCGGCACTGGACGAGGCCGTGGAGTACGCGAAGGGACGCACCCAGTTCGGCCGTCCGATCGTGGATTTCCAGGGCATGGAGTTCCTGCTGGCGGACATGGCGGCGACGGTCGAATCGGCCCGCGCGACTTACCTGGACGCCGCTCGCCGCCGGGACCGCGGGCTGGACTTCCAGCGCCAGTCGTCGATCGCGAAGCTGGTGGCGACGGACGGCGCGATGAAGGTGACGACGGACGCGGTCCAGGTGCTCGGCGGCGCCGGGTACACGCGGGACTTCCCGGTGGAGAGGTACATGCGGGAGGCGAAGGTGCCGCAGATCTTCGAGGGGACGAACCAGATCCAGCGGATGGTGATCGCGCGTTCCCTGAAGAACGCCTAG
- a CDS encoding TetR/AcrR family transcriptional regulator: MSTPEARRRPTARQQALLRDLEALFLAEGFAGFTLDDLAARLRCSKSTLYALAPSKEQLAVKVVAHFFRDAAERLEKRIAGIDDARELIGEYLSGVSEHLNRASPEFMADIAAFAPARDTYQLNSRAAARRIRAFIDKGVADGVFRDVHARLVAEMTGLIIEGIQTGVLGRRTDVSDAEAFTALGELLLGGLDKN, encoded by the coding sequence ATGTCCACCCCTGAAGCCCGTCGCCGGCCCACCGCGCGGCAGCAGGCGCTGCTGCGCGACTTAGAGGCGTTGTTCCTGGCGGAGGGCTTCGCCGGCTTCACGCTCGACGATCTGGCCGCTCGCCTCCGCTGCTCGAAGTCGACGCTGTACGCGCTCGCGCCGAGCAAGGAGCAGCTCGCGGTCAAGGTCGTCGCGCACTTCTTCCGCGACGCGGCCGAACGCCTGGAGAAGCGGATCGCGGGCATCGACGACGCGCGCGAGCTGATCGGCGAGTACCTCTCCGGCGTCTCCGAGCACCTGAACCGGGCGTCGCCGGAGTTCATGGCCGACATCGCCGCCTTCGCGCCCGCCCGCGACACCTATCAGCTCAACAGCCGCGCTGCCGCGCGCCGGATCCGCGCGTTCATCGACAAGGGCGTCGCGGACGGAGTGTTCCGCGACGTGCACGCGCGGCTCGTCGCCGAAATGACCGGACTGATCATCGAGGGCATTCAGACCGGCGTGCTCGGCCGCCGCACCGACGTGTCCGACGCGGAAGCGTTCACCGCGCTCGGCGAACTGCTGCTCGGCGGGCTCGACAAGAACTGA
- a CDS encoding citrate synthase: MSDATNAGQSGGETATLRLPSGEHEFKVVNPVEGAPGIELGKLLAQTGYITYDPGFVNTGAASSAITYIDGDAGILRYRGYPIEQLAEKSTFIEVSYLLIYGELPTEAQLADFTERIQRHTLLHEDLKAFFSGFPRDAHPMPVLSSAVSALSTFYQDSLNPFDEPNVELSTIRLLAKVPTLAAYAYKKSVGQPLLYPDNSLGLVENFLRMTFGFPAEPYEVDPDVAKALDLLFILHADHEQNCSTSTVRLVGSSEANLFASISAGINALFGPLHGGANAAVLEMLEGIRDDGGDVATFVNRVKNKEKGVKLMGFGHRVYKNYDPRAKIIKNTADEILGKLKGGDQLLDIAKKLEETALSDDYFVERKLYPNVDFYTGLIYRALGFPTKFFTVLFALGRLPGWIAHWREMINDPQTKIGRPRQIYTGYASRDYTPMSER, translated from the coding sequence ATGTCCGACGCGACGAATGCGGGGCAGTCCGGCGGCGAAACCGCGACGCTGCGCCTGCCGAGTGGCGAGCACGAGTTCAAGGTCGTCAACCCGGTCGAGGGCGCGCCGGGGATCGAGCTGGGAAAGCTGCTGGCGCAGACGGGGTACATCACCTACGACCCCGGGTTCGTCAACACCGGCGCCGCGTCGTCGGCCATCACCTACATCGACGGTGATGCGGGCATCCTGCGCTACCGCGGCTACCCGATCGAGCAGCTGGCGGAGAAGTCCACCTTCATCGAGGTGTCCTACCTGCTCATCTACGGCGAGCTGCCGACCGAGGCCCAGCTGGCCGACTTCACCGAGCGGATCCAGCGGCACACCCTGCTGCACGAGGACCTCAAGGCCTTCTTCTCCGGCTTCCCGCGCGACGCGCACCCGATGCCGGTGCTGTCCAGCGCCGTCTCCGCGCTGTCGACCTTCTACCAGGACTCGCTGAACCCGTTCGACGAGCCCAACGTCGAGCTGTCCACCATCCGCCTGCTGGCGAAGGTGCCGACGCTCGCGGCGTACGCGTACAAGAAGTCCGTCGGCCAGCCGCTGCTGTACCCGGACAACTCGCTGGGCCTGGTGGAGAACTTCCTGCGGATGACGTTCGGCTTCCCGGCCGAGCCGTACGAGGTCGACCCGGACGTCGCGAAGGCGCTCGACCTGCTGTTCATCCTGCACGCCGACCACGAGCAGAACTGCTCCACCTCCACGGTGCGGCTCGTCGGCTCGTCCGAGGCGAACCTGTTCGCCAGCATCTCGGCGGGCATCAACGCGCTGTTCGGCCCGCTGCACGGCGGCGCGAACGCGGCGGTGCTGGAGATGCTCGAGGGCATCCGCGACGACGGCGGCGATGTCGCGACGTTCGTCAACCGCGTGAAGAACAAGGAAAAAGGTGTCAAGCTCATGGGCTTCGGGCACCGGGTCTACAAGAACTACGACCCGCGCGCGAAGATCATCAAGAACACCGCGGACGAGATCCTCGGCAAGCTCAAGGGCGGCGACCAGCTGCTCGACATCGCCAAGAAGCTCGAGGAAACCGCCCTTTCCGACGACTACTTCGTCGAGCGCAAGCTGTACCCGAACGTGGACTTCTACACCGGTCTGATCTACCGCGCGCTCGGGTTCCCGACGAAGTTCTTCACCGTGCTGTTCGCGCTCGGCCGGCTGCCCGGCTGGATCGCGCACTGGCGCGAGATGATCAACGACCCGCAGACGAAGATCGGCCGCCCGCGCCAGATCTACACCGGCTACGCCTCCCGGGACTACACCCCGATGTCGGAGCGCTGA
- a CDS encoding Uma2 family endonuclease, translated as MTALPEPTHGEFPWEIPDHLLSIEEYAALGETDSGFTELVEGRLMMSPSPRPDHGLAMLELAHQIRPFVPEAFKTVAETDIDLELAPAGGPGFSRRPDLLIVSKAELARRRREGGLLRATGILLVVEIVSPGSKRTDYTTKHDEYADAGIPFYWILDLDDPVSLVACHQAGELGYQDAPAVTGVFRTAEPFPAEIDLPALLD; from the coding sequence GTGACAGCACTTCCCGAGCCGACGCATGGTGAATTCCCCTGGGAGATCCCGGATCACCTGCTGTCGATCGAGGAATACGCGGCCCTCGGTGAAACCGACTCCGGCTTCACTGAGCTTGTGGAGGGCCGTTTGATGATGTCGCCCAGTCCGAGACCCGATCACGGCCTCGCGATGCTAGAGCTTGCCCACCAAATTCGGCCCTTCGTGCCGGAGGCGTTCAAAACGGTGGCGGAGACGGACATCGATCTTGAACTCGCCCCCGCCGGAGGACCAGGCTTTTCCCGCCGCCCCGACCTGCTGATCGTCAGCAAAGCAGAACTCGCACGCCGTCGCCGCGAAGGCGGGTTGCTCCGCGCGACCGGGATCCTTCTCGTCGTCGAGATCGTGTCGCCAGGTTCAAAACGCACTGACTACACCACCAAGCACGACGAGTACGCCGATGCCGGAATCCCGTTCTATTGGATCCTCGACCTCGATGACCCAGTCTCGCTCGTCGCCTGCCACCAGGCTGGGGAACTCGGCTACCAGGACGCCCCGGCCGTCACTGGAGTATTCCGCACCGCCGAGCCATTCCCCGCAGAAATTGACCTCCCCGCCCTGCTGGATTGA
- a CDS encoding GNAT family N-acetyltransferase, protein MDGQLGNPGPVKLELLTAADAGELLTLQQAAYLTEARAHQNFDLPPLLDTLDDVRAAIADPSTTVWGFRDGGRLVASVRMRVDGPVGEVGRLVVAPDRQGEGLGTALLTAAEEATPAEVTVFRLFTGERSAGPRYLYGKLGYRETHRSPEADYHLVHLEKPRMRDPGRVR, encoded by the coding sequence GTGGACGGGCAGCTGGGGAATCCGGGTCCCGTGAAGCTCGAGCTGCTGACCGCGGCCGACGCGGGGGAGCTGCTGACCCTGCAGCAGGCCGCGTATCTCACCGAGGCGCGGGCGCACCAGAACTTCGACCTGCCGCCGTTGCTGGACACCCTCGACGACGTGCGCGCGGCCATCGCCGACCCGTCGACCACGGTCTGGGGCTTCCGCGACGGCGGCAGGCTCGTGGCGAGCGTGCGGATGCGAGTGGACGGTCCGGTCGGCGAGGTCGGCAGGCTCGTCGTGGCGCCGGACCGCCAGGGCGAGGGGCTCGGCACCGCGCTGCTGACGGCCGCCGAGGAGGCGACCCCGGCGGAGGTGACGGTGTTCCGGCTGTTCACCGGCGAGCGTTCGGCCGGACCGCGCTATTTGTACGGAAAGCTCGGTTACCGCGAGACGCATCGGTCGCCGGAGGCCGACTATCACTTGGTGCACCTGGAAAAACCCCGGATGCGCGACCCCGGGCGAGTTCGTTAG
- a CDS encoding amidohydrolase translates to MAYKAIVGGYVVPVGAAPIEGGTVLIEDGRISQVGTEADVEVPEDAELVDASGSWVLPGFIDAHAHLGVHEDGEGWAGNDTNEMTDPNGARFRAVDGIDPYEPGFDDALAGGVTSVVIKPGSGNPIGGQTIGVKTWGRSILDMTFAEQVSVKSALGENPKRVYGEKKVTPSTRLGVAAILREAFTKARNYQEKRDHTRSEGKPFETDLTNETLAKVLDGELYWDQHVHRADDMVTAIRLADEFGYKLVINHGTEGHLIADLLAERDIPVILGPLFTTKSKVELRNRTLRSAGILARAGVKIAITTDHPVIPINFLVYQAALAVKDGLDPETALKALTLHPAQMLGLDDRIGTLTPGLDADVVLWSGDPLDVMNRAMRVFVRGREVYHFDETTGEGVSADRRYREAR, encoded by the coding sequence ATGGCTTACAAGGCGATTGTCGGGGGCTATGTGGTCCCCGTCGGCGCCGCTCCGATCGAGGGCGGCACTGTGCTCATCGAAGACGGCCGGATCTCCCAGGTCGGGACTGAGGCCGACGTCGAGGTCCCGGAGGACGCGGAGCTGGTGGACGCGTCCGGCAGCTGGGTCCTGCCGGGCTTCATCGACGCGCACGCGCACCTCGGCGTCCACGAGGACGGCGAAGGCTGGGCGGGCAACGACACCAACGAAATGACCGACCCGAACGGCGCGCGCTTCCGCGCGGTCGACGGGATCGACCCGTACGAACCGGGTTTCGACGACGCGCTGGCCGGCGGCGTCACGAGCGTGGTGATCAAGCCGGGGTCGGGCAACCCGATCGGCGGACAGACCATCGGCGTGAAGACGTGGGGCCGGTCCATTCTGGACATGACGTTCGCCGAGCAGGTGAGCGTGAAGAGCGCGCTGGGCGAGAACCCGAAGCGGGTGTACGGCGAAAAGAAGGTCACGCCGTCGACCCGGCTCGGCGTGGCCGCGATCCTGCGCGAGGCGTTCACGAAGGCCCGCAACTACCAGGAGAAGCGCGACCACACGCGGTCCGAGGGCAAGCCGTTCGAAACGGACCTGACCAACGAAACGCTGGCCAAGGTCCTGGACGGCGAGCTGTACTGGGACCAGCACGTGCACCGCGCCGACGACATGGTGACCGCGATCCGGCTCGCCGACGAATTCGGCTACAAACTGGTGATCAACCACGGCACCGAAGGCCACCTGATCGCGGACCTGCTGGCCGAACGCGACATCCCGGTGATCCTGGGCCCGCTGTTCACCACGAAGTCCAAGGTGGAACTGCGCAACCGCACCCTGCGCTCGGCGGGCATCCTGGCGCGGGCCGGGGTGAAGATCGCGATCACCACGGACCACCCGGTCATCCCGATCAATTTCCTGGTGTACCAAGCCGCGTTGGCGGTGAAGGACGGCCTGGACCCGGAGACGGCGCTGAAGGCACTGACGCTGCACCCGGCGCAGATGCTCGGCCTGGACGACCGGATCGGCACCCTGACGCCCGGTTTGGACGCCGACGTGGTCCTGTGGTCGGGCGACCCGCTGGACGTGATGAACCGCGCGATGCGGGTGTTCGTGCGGGGCCGGGAGGTCTACCACTTCGACGAGACGACCGGCGAGGGTGTTTCGGCGGATCGGCGGTATCGGGAAGCTCGCTGA
- a CDS encoding MBL fold metallo-hydrolase — protein MRVHHFNCGTMRPIGGKLVDGKPGLLRRATLVCHCMLVETGTGLTLIETGMGSPTVTDAARWLGPRFLRTSNPATDESETALSRIRALGFDPADVRDIVLTHLDLDHAGGLVDFPQARVHVYGKELDAYRAGNPRYRDVQFRHGPQWKSYSDAGESWFGLEAVRELDGVEGVALVPLAGHTAGHAGVAVDTGSGWLLNAGDAYFFHQEIDAEPYCPPGLAMFERRVQTLPGPRRENQRRLRELRRDHADEVTVFASHDLTDFVRLSERTTV, from the coding sequence ATGCGCGTACACCACTTCAACTGCGGCACCATGCGCCCGATCGGCGGCAAGCTGGTCGACGGAAAGCCCGGACTGCTGCGCCGCGCCACCCTCGTGTGCCACTGCATGCTGGTCGAAACCGGCACCGGATTGACCCTGATCGAGACCGGAATGGGTTCGCCCACCGTCACCGACGCCGCGCGCTGGCTCGGCCCGCGTTTCCTGCGCACGTCGAACCCGGCGACCGACGAAAGCGAAACCGCGCTGAGCCGCATCCGCGCGCTCGGCTTCGACCCGGCCGACGTGCGCGACATCGTCCTGACTCACCTCGACCTCGACCACGCCGGCGGCCTCGTCGATTTCCCGCAGGCTCGCGTGCACGTCTACGGCAAGGAACTCGACGCCTACCGCGCCGGAAACCCGCGGTACCGCGACGTCCAGTTCCGGCACGGTCCACAGTGGAAGTCCTATTCGGACGCTGGCGAAAGCTGGTTCGGTCTCGAAGCGGTCCGCGAGCTGGACGGGGTCGAGGGCGTCGCGCTCGTGCCGCTCGCCGGGCACACCGCCGGACACGCCGGGGTGGCCGTCGACACCGGGTCCGGCTGGCTGCTCAACGCGGGCGACGCGTATTTCTTCCACCAGGAGATCGACGCGGAGCCCTATTGCCCGCCCGGATTGGCTATGTTCGAACGGCGGGTCCAGACGCTGCCCGGGCCGCGGCGCGAGAACCAGCGCCGGCTGCGCGAGCTGCGCCGGGACCACGCGGACGAGGTGACCGTGTTCGCCTCGCACGACCTGACCGATTTCGTCCGGCTCAGCGAAAGGACCACGGTATGA
- a CDS encoding helix-turn-helix domain-containing protein has product MDTKYAKECPSRTVMDVLANKWTLYVLGLLRQYERPLRFTELRRGVEGVTQKSLTQVLRNLERDGLVNRTIYPTIPPRVEYALTDLGRDVGALTGAIADWSKANADRVHAARAAYDDRKD; this is encoded by the coding sequence ATGGATACCAAGTATGCGAAAGAGTGCCCCTCGCGCACCGTGATGGACGTGCTCGCCAACAAATGGACGCTCTACGTCCTCGGCCTGCTCCGGCAGTACGAGCGCCCGCTGCGGTTCACCGAGCTGCGCCGCGGCGTAGAGGGAGTCACGCAGAAATCGCTCACCCAGGTGCTGCGCAACCTGGAACGCGACGGGCTGGTCAACCGCACGATCTACCCGACCATCCCGCCGCGCGTGGAGTACGCGCTCACCGATCTGGGCCGGGACGTCGGCGCGTTGACCGGCGCGATCGCGGACTGGTCGAAAGCCAACGCGGACCGCGTCCACGCCGCCCGCGCGGCTTACGACGACCGAAAAGACTAG
- a CDS encoding TetR/AcrR family transcriptional regulator — protein MVNRTDTRRRMLESAAELFRTQGYHATGMTQLVSESRAPKGSLYFHFPGGKEQLAAEAVRLSGERLAGQFREITAGAPDPATAIDLIVTALAASLSESDYRCGCPIATVALEAADSEPIREACDQGYEGWLRDISAYFTNCGLAEDRAASLATIVLSAIEGALLLARTRRDTAPLRAVAAHLHTTVEREFA, from the coding sequence ATGGTCAACCGCACCGACACGCGCCGCCGGATGCTCGAATCGGCGGCGGAGCTGTTTCGCACCCAGGGCTACCACGCCACCGGGATGACCCAGCTCGTGTCCGAAAGCCGGGCTCCGAAGGGCTCGCTGTACTTCCATTTCCCCGGCGGCAAAGAGCAACTCGCCGCCGAGGCCGTGCGGCTTTCCGGCGAACGGCTGGCCGGCCAGTTCCGCGAAATCACCGCTGGCGCACCGGATCCGGCCACTGCCATCGATCTCATCGTCACCGCGCTCGCCGCGTCACTGTCCGAATCGGACTATCGCTGCGGTTGTCCAATCGCGACTGTCGCGTTGGAAGCCGCCGACAGCGAGCCAATCCGCGAAGCCTGCGATCAGGGTTACGAAGGCTGGCTGCGCGACATTTCCGCTTACTTCACCAACTGCGGCCTCGCCGAGGACCGCGCCGCTTCCCTGGCGACGATCGTGCTGTCCGCGATCGAAGGCGCACTGCTGCTCGCGCGCACTCGACGGGACACTGCGCCGCTGCGAGCCGTCGCCGCTCATCTGCACACCACTGTCGAACGGGAGTTCGCCTAA